The following are encoded together in the Vigna unguiculata cultivar IT97K-499-35 chromosome 2, ASM411807v1, whole genome shotgun sequence genome:
- the LOC114173777 gene encoding AT-hook motif nuclear-localized protein 5-like: MDGREGMGFPGGSAPYYMQHRGGVSGSGPGTGTPSGFQPPSGFRALSNVSSGSTFSLEAKPQPQSQPQPQPQLGGFGHGINLGSSPGINLGSSPNGGGGSAMSSSGEAVKKKRGRPRKYGPDSGTVSLRLSPLSATANSTPGSGNPSEKRPRGRPPGSGRKQQLANLGEWMNSSAGLAFSPHVITVAVGEDIVAKLFAFSQQRPRALCILSGTGTVSSVTLRQPASTSISVSYEGRFQILCLSGSYLVAEEGGPRSRTGGMSVSLSSPDGHIVGGGVASLIAASPVQVVVCSFVYSGSKPKTKQVTTATKENSSEPQSSEKLASPASAPPNQNYSSPAPGMWPAQSRPLEVKSAHPHTGIDLTRG; this comes from the exons ATGGATGGAAGAGAAGGTATGGGTTTTCCTGGCGGCTCTGCTCCATATTACATGCAGCATAGAGGAGGGGTTAGTGGGTCTGGTCCTGGAACCGGAACACCCTCTGGGTTCCAACCACCTTCTGGGTTCAGGGCTTTGTCAAATGTCTCATCAGGTTCTACATTCTCATTAGAAGCTAAGCCTCAGCCTCAGTCTCAACCCCAGCCTCAACCTCAGCTTGGTGGTTTCGGTCATGGCATTAATTTAGGTTCCTCACCTGGCATCAACTTGGGTTCCTCACCTAACGGTGGAGGTGGAAGTGCAATGTCTTCTTCCGGTGAGgctgtgaaaaagaaaagagggaGGCCAAGAAAGTATGGTCCTGATAGTGGGACTGTTTCCCTGAGACTCTCTCCCTTGTCTGCCACTGCTAATTCCACCCCAGGATCAGGCAATCCCTCAGAGAAACGACCCAGAGGGCGCCCACCTGGAAGTGGAAGGAAACAACAACTTGCTAATTTAG GTGAATGGATGAACAGTTCTGCAGGACTTGCCTTTTCACCTCATGTTATCACTGTTGCAGTTGGGGAG GACATTGTAGCAAAGTTATTCGCATTTTCACAGCAGAGGCCAAGGGCTTTGTGCATCTTAAGTGGAACTGGAACTGTTTCTTCTGTCACTCTGCGCCAGCCAGCTTCTACTAGCATCAGTGTTTCTTATGAG GGCCGATTTCAAATATTATGCTTGTCTGGTTCTTACTTGGTTGCTGAAGAAGGTGGACCACGCAGTAGAACAGGTGGCATGAGTGTTTCCCTTTCTAGTCCTGATGGCCATAttgttggtggtggtgttgCCAGCCTTATAGCTGCAAGCCCAGTCCAG GTGGTAGTGTGCAGTTTTGTATATTCAGGTTCTAAGCCAAAGACTAAACAAGTGACCACTGCTACAAAAGAAAACAGTTCTGAACCTCAGAGTAGTGAGAAGTTAGCTTCTCCAGCCAGTGCTCCTCCTAATCAAAACTACTCTTCTCCTGCCCCAGGCATGTGGCCTGCTCAATCAAGGCCATTAGAGGTGAAAAGTGCACATCCACACACTGGTATTGACTTGACGCGTGGGTGA